A portion of the Halobacillus ihumii genome contains these proteins:
- the leuC gene encoding 3-isopropylmalate dehydratase large subunit yields MGQPKTIIEKIWDQHVVHQEEDKPDLLYIDLHLVHEVTSPQAFEGLRMSSRKVRRPDRTYATMDHNVPTVHRNVIKDAVSKKQMETLERNCEEFGIRLADINHPDQGIVHVIGPELGLTQPGKTIVCGDSHTSTHGAFGALAFGIGTSEVEHVLATQSLWQASPKTLQVKVDGVLGTGVTAKDLILAIIAKFGVRFGTGYVIEYTGEAIRDLSMEERMTICNMSIEAGARAGLISPDDKTVEYLKGKRYVPDGEEFEATADEWKALASDPGAVYDATVEIDATKVEPQVTWGTNPSQGVPVGASTPDPAALDDEQERDSVQRALDYMGLQANQSIQSIPIEHVFIGSCTNSRLSDLQKAAKIVKGGKVNENVRALVVPGSQTVKEQAEAEGLDTIFLTAGFEWRDAGCSMCLAMNDDIVPPGERCASTSNRNFEGRQGNGSRTHLVSPEMAAAAALEGYFVDVRKYAAAVGG; encoded by the coding sequence ATGGGTCAGCCGAAGACGATTATTGAAAAAATTTGGGATCAGCACGTGGTCCATCAAGAAGAAGATAAACCAGATTTGCTCTATATTGATTTGCATTTGGTTCATGAAGTCACCTCTCCTCAGGCCTTTGAGGGTCTGAGGATGAGTTCTCGAAAAGTACGTCGTCCGGACCGAACGTATGCCACAATGGATCACAACGTCCCGACGGTTCATCGCAATGTGATTAAAGATGCGGTGTCCAAAAAGCAAATGGAAACACTGGAGCGCAATTGTGAGGAATTTGGTATCCGCCTCGCTGATATCAACCATCCGGATCAAGGGATTGTGCACGTTATTGGTCCAGAGCTTGGGTTAACGCAGCCAGGTAAAACGATCGTGTGCGGGGACAGTCATACGTCAACACACGGAGCTTTTGGAGCGTTAGCGTTTGGCATAGGCACCAGTGAAGTGGAGCATGTATTAGCAACGCAATCTCTTTGGCAGGCTTCTCCGAAAACGCTGCAAGTGAAAGTGGACGGTGTGCTCGGTACAGGAGTAACAGCCAAGGATTTGATTCTAGCTATTATTGCTAAATTCGGTGTTCGTTTTGGCACAGGATATGTAATTGAATATACTGGCGAAGCAATCAGGGACTTATCGATGGAAGAGCGAATGACGATTTGTAACATGTCAATTGAAGCTGGTGCAAGAGCCGGACTGATCAGCCCTGACGATAAGACCGTAGAGTATTTAAAAGGGAAGCGCTACGTTCCTGATGGAGAGGAATTTGAAGCAACTGCAGACGAATGGAAAGCGTTAGCGTCAGATCCAGGTGCTGTTTATGATGCGACCGTTGAAATCGACGCAACTAAGGTAGAACCACAAGTGACGTGGGGAACCAATCCATCACAAGGTGTCCCGGTAGGAGCCTCAACACCGGATCCGGCAGCACTTGATGATGAGCAGGAGAGGGATAGTGTACAGCGAGCCCTTGATTATATGGGGCTGCAAGCCAATCAGTCGATCCAATCGATCCCTATTGAACACGTATTTATCGGCTCCTGTACGAATTCGAGATTAAGTGATTTACAAAAAGCTGCGAAAATCGTCAAGGGCGGTAAAGTAAATGAAAACGTCAGGGCCCTCGTTGTCCCTGGTTCACAAACGGTTAAAGAGCAAGCCGAGGCTGAAGGGCTGGATACGATATTCCTAACCGCCGGATTTGAATGGCGTGACGCGGGATGCAGCATGTGTCTGGCCATGAATGATGATATTGTTCCACCAGGCGAGCGCTGCGCTTCAACGTCCAACCGTAATTTTGAAGGGCGTCAGGGGAATGGGTCGAGGACTCATCTCGTTAGTCCGGAGATGGCAGCCGCTGCTGCTTTGGAAGGTTATTTTGTCGATGTAAGAAAATATGCCGCAGCTGTAGGAGGGTAA
- a CDS encoding iron ABC transporter permease — translation MNQMMKQTMIGVLTFGGGAALLCILTFIHINQGNVAIPVGTVIEAIFNPQDNLDHHTVRILRLPRAVMGILAGGALAVSGVVLQTVTKNPLSSSSTLGIHSGTYFAVVLSTIFFPFAMFGNGIITAFIGGVVTFLIVYLLSGAGNATPVRMVLAGMIVTFLFSSLTSVLQIFYENEVQGLFLWGSGTLVQNNWDGVQFSSPFILVSLLLLLIYAGKLNTLTLGDDVATALGQNVRSVKFITVIAAVLLTSVTVSVVGPIGFVGLVAPHIIKLIGYRSHIPLLIGSFIWGGNVLLLADVMARIIDPSFSELPVGAITALVGSPWLIWLVLRMRNDNNTEENGTIMAGKAAANISLTKIVPTLSVVILITVFVSMASGNFGFEPVLTINALFGNTNEFIRNFILDLRLPRSMVALFSGAILAVSGLIFQGVLRNPLADPSVIGITSGAGVGALTTMYLFSVSAVWIPVGAMVGAFVFFLFVMILGAKANFHPTTLALLGIGISAFGSAIIQILVVQADMGVASALTWLSGTTYARGWPELLQFLIWPVLLFIPILAVHIKTLDVLSLGDETAKGLGLGVTSVRFQMALLATLLAACSVAAVGSIGFVGLIAPHFARLIVGSANQKLLPVTMLIGGFLLVLADLLSRTLLAPNEIPSGILVALIGAPYFLWLMKRRSV, via the coding sequence ATGAATCAAATGATGAAACAGACAATGATTGGCGTCCTGACTTTTGGAGGCGGGGCTGCTTTGTTGTGTATATTAACGTTTATCCATATTAATCAGGGAAATGTGGCTATTCCAGTTGGGACAGTCATAGAGGCGATCTTTAACCCGCAGGATAACTTAGATCATCACACGGTTCGGATACTGCGGCTGCCGCGTGCTGTGATGGGTATTTTGGCGGGGGGAGCGCTTGCGGTCTCAGGGGTGGTGCTGCAAACCGTAACGAAAAACCCGCTGTCCTCAAGCAGTACGCTCGGCATCCATTCAGGAACCTATTTTGCTGTTGTCCTGTCCACGATCTTTTTTCCGTTTGCGATGTTCGGAAATGGAATTATCACCGCTTTTATCGGAGGGGTCGTCACGTTTCTGATCGTGTACTTGTTATCAGGGGCAGGGAACGCAACTCCTGTACGAATGGTGTTAGCAGGGATGATCGTCACCTTTTTATTTTCTTCCCTGACTTCGGTGCTGCAAATTTTTTACGAAAATGAAGTACAAGGCCTCTTTCTGTGGGGATCTGGCACCTTGGTGCAGAACAACTGGGATGGTGTACAATTTTCTTCCCCGTTTATTTTGGTATCGCTTCTCTTACTACTAATCTATGCTGGAAAACTTAATACGCTGACCCTTGGAGATGATGTAGCGACCGCATTAGGTCAAAATGTCCGTTCCGTCAAATTCATTACAGTTATCGCAGCTGTGCTATTAACGTCTGTGACTGTGAGTGTAGTGGGTCCGATCGGGTTTGTCGGCCTTGTTGCCCCGCATATTATCAAGCTGATCGGTTATCGTTCTCACATTCCGCTGTTGATCGGTTCCTTTATATGGGGAGGCAATGTCCTACTGTTGGCTGACGTCATGGCTAGAATCATTGATCCTTCCTTCTCTGAACTGCCGGTCGGAGCGATTACCGCTCTCGTAGGATCACCTTGGTTAATTTGGCTTGTCCTTCGGATGAGAAATGACAACAATACGGAGGAGAACGGTACGATTATGGCTGGTAAGGCCGCAGCCAATATCTCTTTAACAAAAATTGTTCCGACCCTGTCGGTAGTCATTCTCATCACGGTTTTCGTCAGTATGGCCTCAGGCAATTTCGGCTTTGAGCCTGTATTGACGATCAACGCCCTGTTTGGAAATACGAACGAGTTTATTCGAAATTTCATCCTGGATTTAAGGTTGCCGCGCTCGATGGTAGCCCTGTTCAGTGGGGCGATTCTCGCAGTCAGCGGATTGATTTTTCAAGGGGTGCTGCGAAACCCGCTGGCTGATCCATCTGTAATTGGGATTACATCAGGAGCCGGGGTTGGGGCGTTGACCACCATGTATTTATTCAGCGTATCAGCAGTCTGGATCCCTGTTGGTGCGATGGTCGGGGCTTTCGTGTTCTTTCTGTTTGTCATGATTCTTGGGGCAAAAGCTAACTTTCATCCGACTACACTTGCTTTATTAGGAATTGGTATATCCGCATTTGGCTCGGCGATCATTCAAATATTGGTTGTGCAGGCTGATATGGGCGTAGCTTCTGCCTTAACCTGGCTGTCTGGAACCACATATGCTAGAGGATGGCCGGAATTACTGCAATTCCTGATTTGGCCGGTACTCTTATTTATTCCGATATTAGCGGTTCATATTAAAACATTGGATGTTCTGTCCCTTGGCGATGAAACGGCTAAAGGATTGGGTCTTGGTGTGACATCGGTTCGTTTCCAAATGGCCCTCCTCGCTACGTTACTGGCAGCATGCAGTGTGGCGGCGGTCGGTTCTATCGGGTTCGTCGGCTTAATTGCTCCGCACTTTGCGAGACTGATCGTCGGCAGCGCCAATCAAAAACTGTTACCCGTTACGATGTTGATCGGCGGATTCTTACTCGTATTGGCTGATTTATTAAGCCGGACGCTGCTCGCCCCAAATGAAATTCCTTCAGGGATTTTAGTGGCCTTGATCGGAGCGCCATATTTCTTATGGCTAATGAAACGCCGTTCGGTATAA
- the ilvA gene encoding threonine ammonia-lyase, giving the protein MGDFLTLPRVFEAKEHLYDVVHQTPFKTSETFNQSTGSQVYMKMENQQKTGAFKVRGASFKIAQLTESEARCGVIAASAGNHAQGVALAAAKRGISAKIFMPEATPKAKVQATEAYGAITVLTGESFQEAYGAAMEEQKRSGATFIHPFDDVDIMAGQATVAVEMLQEQPDLDTIVVPIGGGGLIAGIAYAAKQLKPSINVIGVQSSEASAACNAFYKTGPKKLTTVSTIADGIAVKEPGTLTFRYIKKYVDGIVTVNEQQIASAIVHLLEREKTLVEGAGAAALAAVLADKLALSGEKCGVVVSGGNMDVSRLPHVQQLALAKRMVMV; this is encoded by the coding sequence ATTGGGGATTTCTTAACATTACCACGGGTGTTTGAGGCGAAGGAACATCTCTATGATGTGGTCCATCAAACACCGTTCAAAACATCAGAAACTTTCAACCAGTCAACAGGAAGCCAAGTGTACATGAAAATGGAGAACCAGCAGAAAACAGGTGCGTTCAAAGTGAGGGGAGCTTCCTTTAAGATTGCTCAATTAACTGAGTCAGAAGCGCGGTGCGGAGTGATTGCAGCTTCCGCTGGCAACCATGCACAAGGTGTTGCACTAGCTGCTGCAAAACGCGGAATTTCGGCGAAGATCTTTATGCCGGAAGCGACACCAAAAGCCAAAGTGCAAGCTACCGAAGCCTATGGAGCCATAACCGTCCTCACTGGTGAATCCTTCCAAGAAGCTTATGGAGCGGCTATGGAGGAGCAAAAACGCTCAGGGGCGACGTTTATTCACCCATTTGACGATGTTGACATTATGGCAGGGCAAGCAACAGTTGCCGTTGAGATGCTGCAGGAACAGCCGGACCTTGATACAATTGTCGTACCGATTGGCGGGGGAGGGCTCATTGCAGGGATTGCTTATGCTGCGAAACAATTGAAACCTTCTATTAATGTTATTGGGGTTCAATCTTCAGAAGCGTCGGCTGCCTGTAATGCTTTTTACAAAACAGGTCCTAAAAAGTTGACCACTGTGTCGACAATTGCGGATGGCATCGCCGTGAAGGAGCCTGGCACATTGACTTTTCGTTATATTAAGAAATATGTGGACGGGATTGTCACAGTCAACGAACAGCAAATCGCCAGTGCGATTGTTCATTTGCTTGAGCGGGAGAAGACACTCGTGGAAGGAGCAGGTGCTGCGGCGCTCGCAGCTGTGTTAGCGGATAAATTAGCCCTATCCGGTGAGAAGTGCGGTGTCGTCGTCAGTGGCGGCAATATGGATGTCTCTCGATTACCCCATGTACAGCAATTGGCTTTAGCCAAACGAATGGTAATGGTTTAA
- the dapF gene encoding diaminopimelate epimerase, whose protein sequence is MIEFIKCHGSGNDFILIDERSEAYSFSEQDRYDLSILLCNRVDGVGSDGILFVLDSTKAEARMRMFNSDGTEAEMCGNGLRCVARYIIEETGKQAVEIETDKAVLAVSQVDPIYPGIDTFSVAIEPVSFAVDSLPMNFSADEAIDAEVPALSKDYRFTALSVPNPHIVAIVDEYQEEEFAAIGKKANQLPDVFPNGVNVSFMKLLAPNKVFVQTYERGVGLTNACGTAMSASSLVSTLHGGNDLDTPIVVINKGGLVNCVVRQENERYSIRLQGNATYVYRATLEVDLEKMTWKQTDSETYQKEIATYKQLEQYAASQL, encoded by the coding sequence ATGATTGAATTTATAAAATGTCATGGATCAGGTAATGATTTTATTTTAATTGATGAACGATCTGAAGCGTATTCGTTTTCAGAACAAGACCGTTATGACCTCTCGATATTGCTTTGTAATCGTGTGGACGGCGTCGGTTCTGATGGCATCTTATTTGTCCTCGACAGCACTAAAGCCGAGGCTCGAATGCGCATGTTTAACTCAGATGGGACTGAGGCTGAAATGTGCGGCAATGGGCTGCGCTGTGTGGCTCGCTATATAATAGAAGAAACAGGTAAGCAGGCGGTGGAGATTGAAACCGACAAAGCTGTGCTTGCTGTAAGTCAAGTCGACCCGATTTACCCAGGAATTGATACATTTTCGGTCGCGATTGAACCGGTTTCTTTTGCTGTCGATTCTTTGCCGATGAATTTTTCTGCCGACGAAGCGATAGATGCTGAAGTGCCGGCACTGTCGAAAGACTATCGTTTCACTGCTTTAAGTGTACCTAATCCACATATTGTGGCCATCGTCGATGAATACCAAGAAGAAGAATTTGCAGCGATCGGGAAAAAAGCCAATCAGCTGCCGGACGTTTTTCCAAACGGGGTTAATGTCAGCTTTATGAAGCTGCTGGCGCCGAACAAAGTGTTTGTACAAACGTATGAACGAGGAGTTGGGTTAACGAATGCTTGCGGAACCGCTATGTCAGCTTCCTCACTTGTCTCAACTTTGCATGGGGGGAACGATCTTGACACGCCGATTGTGGTCATTAATAAAGGCGGACTCGTTAATTGCGTAGTACGTCAAGAAAATGAACGTTATTCGATCCGTCTGCAAGGGAATGCTACCTATGTGTACCGAGCAACGCTTGAAGTTGACTTAGAAAAAATGACTTGGAAACAGACAGATTCAGAAACTTACCAGAAGGAAATTGCTACGTATAAGCAACTTGAGCAATACGCTGCATCACAACTCTGA
- the leuD gene encoding 3-isopropylmalate dehydratase small subunit, which yields MEPFQRHEGLIYPLNRSNVDTDQIIPKQFLKRIERQGFGQFLFYHWRFHDDGTPREDFSLNDPKYKQATVIVAGENFGCGSSREHAPWAIQDYGFKVVIAPSFADIFYNNCFKNGILPIVLPKEQVNELLKQAEEESLQVEVDLIDQFVKSENGVKSSFEIQPYHKNMLVNGWDEISVTLNYGEAIDRYEAQHAK from the coding sequence ATGGAACCATTTCAACGACATGAGGGACTGATCTATCCACTTAATCGATCCAATGTTGATACAGATCAGATCATCCCAAAGCAGTTTCTTAAACGAATCGAGCGACAAGGGTTCGGACAGTTTTTATTTTATCATTGGCGATTTCACGATGATGGAACGCCGCGCGAGGACTTTTCGTTGAATGATCCGAAGTATAAACAGGCCACAGTGATCGTGGCCGGTGAAAATTTCGGATGCGGATCTTCTCGGGAGCATGCACCATGGGCGATTCAGGATTATGGATTTAAAGTGGTGATCGCTCCGAGCTTTGCGGATATTTTTTATAACAATTGTTTTAAAAACGGAATTCTTCCTATTGTATTGCCGAAGGAGCAAGTCAATGAATTGTTAAAGCAGGCTGAGGAAGAATCATTGCAAGTGGAAGTGGATTTAATCGATCAGTTTGTAAAAAGTGAAAATGGCGTAAAGTCGTCATTTGAAATCCAGCCCTATCATAAGAATATGTTAGTAAATGGCTGGGACGAAATATCGGTGACACTCAACTATGGAGAAGCCATTGATCGATATGAAGCACAACATGCAAAATAA
- a CDS encoding ABC transporter substrate-binding protein, translated as MKKLGLICLFAMIAVLAACSGGSENSSEESSNDSQSKEDTRSVTIEDAMGKQTIEGTPKKVVVLEWTYAENLQALGMEPVGVAGLDQYSQWVNVGIPFSDKVKNVGTRAEPNLEAIARLDPDLIIGVKFRHEQIADQLKDIAPTVMFAPYSEESAKNQYQNMIDEFNKMAKILDKQEKAEEVLTAMKQTFKEQQARLEEAGLSDINYIITQAFTAQNTPTLRLFTDNSIVAHVMKNMGMNNVFESDKLETYGYTQTTVETLQNYQDAHFFYIVQKEDNIFSNQLAGNPVWEELAFVEEGRTHQLPGDTWTFGGPLSAEVLAKQIVDSVVK; from the coding sequence GTGAAAAAACTCGGATTAATCTGTTTGTTTGCGATGATAGCTGTCTTGGCAGCTTGTAGTGGAGGAAGTGAGAATTCCAGCGAGGAAAGCAGCAATGATTCTCAGTCAAAGGAAGACACACGTTCAGTAACAATTGAGGATGCAATGGGAAAACAGACGATTGAAGGGACTCCTAAGAAAGTCGTTGTTTTAGAATGGACGTACGCTGAAAATCTTCAGGCTTTAGGCATGGAGCCTGTCGGAGTTGCGGGACTTGACCAATATAGCCAGTGGGTCAACGTCGGCATTCCTTTCAGTGATAAGGTGAAAAATGTAGGCACACGTGCTGAGCCAAACCTTGAAGCAATCGCCAGACTCGATCCGGATTTAATAATCGGGGTTAAATTCCGTCATGAACAAATTGCGGATCAACTAAAAGATATCGCGCCTACGGTAATGTTTGCACCGTACTCAGAAGAAAGTGCGAAAAACCAATATCAGAATATGATCGATGAATTCAACAAGATGGCTAAGATCCTCGACAAACAGGAAAAAGCCGAAGAAGTTCTCACGGCTATGAAACAGACGTTTAAAGAACAGCAGGCTCGACTTGAAGAGGCAGGGCTTTCGGATATCAATTATATTATCACCCAGGCGTTTACAGCTCAGAACACTCCAACATTGCGGTTGTTTACCGACAATTCAATAGTCGCTCACGTAATGAAGAACATGGGAATGAACAACGTCTTTGAATCAGACAAGCTGGAGACTTATGGCTATACACAAACTACGGTCGAAACGTTACAAAATTATCAAGATGCCCATTTCTTCTATATTGTACAGAAAGAGGACAACATCTTTAGCAATCAACTGGCCGGTAACCCGGTTTGGGAAGAGTTAGCTTTTGTAGAGGAAGGCCGTACTCACCAGCTTCCTGGAGATACATGGACATTTGGCGGACCTTTATCTGCAGAAGTTCTAGCCAAACAAATTGTAGATTCTGTGGTAAAATAA
- a CDS encoding secondary thiamine-phosphate synthase enzyme YjbQ has translation MMKTFSVNTNHHDQMVDITQEIANWIKEQGVKDGAVIVSSMHTTAGITVNENADPDVKTDMLRRWDEIFPWEDQRDKHMEGNTAAHMKTSYVGHAQTLIIENGELVLGTWQGIYFCEFDGPRRRKVSLKLLK, from the coding sequence ATGATGAAAACATTCTCAGTAAATACAAATCATCATGATCAAATGGTTGACATCACTCAGGAGATTGCCAATTGGATCAAAGAACAAGGTGTTAAGGATGGTGCGGTTATTGTATCATCCATGCATACGACTGCCGGCATCACGGTCAATGAAAATGCTGACCCTGACGTAAAAACGGACATGTTGAGAAGATGGGATGAAATTTTTCCATGGGAAGATCAAAGAGATAAACATATGGAAGGCAATACAGCGGCCCATATGAAAACGAGTTACGTTGGTCACGCTCAAACCCTAATCATTGAAAACGGTGAGTTGGTATTAGGGACATGGCAGGGGATTTACTTCTGTGAATTTGATGGACCAAGGCGAAGAAAAGTAAGCCTGAAATTGTTGAAGTAA
- a CDS encoding fatty acid desaturase family protein, with product MEDFHSYGWYAKRIAKHMPKGVFKPAPKRLWGGLAYLAIVITGLLLISLFNWHPLIYLPISLILGASFAGMGFLGHEILHGTVVKKPWVRDLLGAIAFWPLSTGPKLWRKWHNLNHHIHTQHDENDPDAWPTLERLSKSKLVRWIYKLPLFIRAFFAFASLAIQFSAHSLKMFFAYIKDFKPKKQPEVWLQMILPWVTWIGLLFIIGWEKWLFAFFLPLLIANLIVMGYISTNHRLNPLVPVNDPLANSLTVTVPKWVDYIHFNFSYHTEHHLFPGMSSKHYPLVKHHIKKMWPERYHEMPISKALVALWKTPRAYFDNRELIDPSQGSLYGSLGNGLNPEQITIKKQLDD from the coding sequence ATGGAAGATTTTCATTCATACGGCTGGTACGCCAAGCGTATCGCTAAACATATGCCGAAGGGCGTCTTTAAACCTGCTCCGAAACGTCTGTGGGGAGGATTAGCCTATTTAGCTATTGTGATTACTGGCTTATTGCTAATTAGTCTGTTTAATTGGCACCCGCTCATCTACTTACCGATTTCACTTATTCTTGGGGCGAGTTTTGCCGGCATGGGATTCCTAGGTCACGAAATTCTGCACGGTACGGTCGTGAAAAAGCCTTGGGTTCGGGACCTCTTAGGTGCCATTGCGTTTTGGCCGCTCAGTACAGGTCCGAAACTTTGGAGGAAATGGCATAACTTAAACCATCACATTCATACACAGCACGATGAGAACGATCCCGATGCATGGCCGACACTTGAACGGTTGAGCAAAAGTAAATTGGTTCGCTGGATATACAAGCTTCCCTTATTCATTCGAGCTTTTTTTGCGTTTGCTTCCCTAGCCATTCAATTCTCTGCCCACTCCCTGAAAATGTTTTTTGCTTACATTAAGGATTTTAAACCGAAGAAGCAGCCTGAAGTTTGGCTGCAAATGATTCTCCCGTGGGTCACCTGGATTGGGCTGTTGTTCATCATCGGCTGGGAAAAGTGGTTGTTTGCCTTCTTTCTTCCACTACTGATCGCTAATTTGATCGTAATGGGCTACATTTCAACAAACCACCGTTTGAACCCACTCGTCCCTGTCAATGATCCGTTAGCGAATAGCCTGACTGTGACGGTCCCGAAATGGGTCGATTACATCCATTTTAATTTTTCATATCACACCGAACATCATTTGTTCCCAGGTATGAGTTCTAAGCACTATCCGCTGGTTAAACATCATATTAAAAAAATGTGGCCGGAGCGCTATCATGAGATGCCGATTAGCAAAGCACTGGTTGCCTTATGGAAAACACCGCGGGCTTATTTTGACAATCGAGAGTTAATTGATCCCTCACAAGGGAGCCTGTACGGATCTCTCGGGAATGGATTAAATCCAGAGCAGATTACAATTAAAAAACAGTTGGACGACTAA